The Allocatelliglobosispora scoriae genome contains a region encoding:
- a CDS encoding DEAD/DEAH box helicase, producing MASLPLEDRLAVLRPGRSAEAITHIERTAARAGERSPWPAFVPEELIKALATIGIDEPWRHQAQAASLAHGGTNIVIATGTGSGKSLAYLLPALTALLTGTRDRVLYLAPTKALAADQLRSITNLNLPGVRAAVYDGDTPREEREWVRQHANLVLTNPDMLHHGILPGHERWRLFLKHLRYVVVDESHTYRGVFGSHVAHVLRRLRRLSGVPVFIAASATAGDPAASVSRLVGAPVVAVTEDTAPRGASTFALWEPPMQSDADGVQHRRSTLAETADLLTDAVLRGMRTLAFVPSRRGAEVVAAMAKRALDEAVPGLGASVAAYRGGYLREDRRALERALLDGTLTGLATTNALELGVDLTGLDAVILAGYPGRLASMWQQAGRAGRAGRDSLCVLVAKDDPLDTYLVHHPAALFARPIEATVLDPGNPYVLAPHLCSAAMERPLTGDDLELFGAPQGLVDDLVRAGALRSRPTGYYWTHATRPEVDLRGSGGAPISIVESGSGRLVGTLDAGSAHHALHQGAVYLHQGRSFVVDDLDLADATALVHPDEPDYTTHARDVTDLHVIEIREHRALGPIGLFLGDVDVTHQVVSFQRRRVGSGEVIGTFPLDLPTRQLRTVAVWATLTEESTAEVVDLPGSLHAAEHAAIGLLPLIATCDRWDIGGLSTALHPDTGAPTIFVYDGHPGGAGFAERAYAVVEQWLGATRDAIAACECRTGCPSCVQSPKCGNGNDPLSKPGAVEILDLVLTALR from the coding sequence GTGGCCTCCCTCCCCCTGGAAGACCGCCTGGCTGTGCTGCGGCCCGGGCGCTCGGCCGAGGCGATCACCCACATCGAGCGGACCGCCGCCCGCGCGGGCGAGCGGTCACCCTGGCCGGCCTTCGTGCCGGAGGAGCTGATCAAGGCGCTCGCCACGATCGGGATCGATGAGCCGTGGCGGCACCAGGCCCAGGCCGCGTCGCTCGCGCACGGCGGCACCAACATCGTGATCGCCACCGGGACCGGTTCCGGCAAATCGCTCGCCTACCTGCTCCCGGCGCTGACCGCGCTGCTCACGGGCACGCGCGACCGCGTCCTTTATCTCGCTCCGACCAAGGCGCTCGCCGCGGATCAGTTGCGCTCGATCACAAACCTCAACCTCCCGGGGGTACGCGCTGCCGTCTACGACGGTGACACGCCACGGGAGGAGCGGGAATGGGTTCGGCAGCACGCCAACCTGGTGCTCACCAATCCGGACATGTTGCACCACGGCATCCTCCCCGGGCACGAGCGCTGGCGGCTGTTCCTGAAGCACCTGCGCTACGTGGTCGTCGACGAGAGCCACACATATCGGGGAGTCTTCGGCTCCCACGTGGCGCACGTGCTGCGGCGGCTGCGGCGGCTCAGCGGCGTACCGGTCTTCATCGCCGCGTCGGCCACCGCCGGTGATCCGGCCGCCTCGGTCTCCCGGCTGGTCGGAGCACCGGTCGTCGCCGTCACCGAGGACACCGCTCCCCGGGGCGCGTCGACCTTCGCGCTCTGGGAACCGCCGATGCAGTCCGACGCCGACGGGGTGCAGCACCGCAGGTCCACCCTCGCCGAGACCGCCGACCTGCTCACGGACGCCGTGCTGCGCGGGATGCGTACCCTCGCGTTCGTGCCCTCGCGACGCGGCGCCGAGGTGGTCGCGGCGATGGCGAAGCGCGCGCTCGACGAGGCCGTGCCGGGGCTCGGCGCGAGCGTCGCGGCATACCGGGGCGGCTACCTGCGCGAGGACCGGCGAGCGCTGGAGCGGGCGCTGCTCGACGGCACGCTGACCGGCCTCGCCACCACCAACGCGCTGGAGCTCGGCGTGGACCTGACCGGACTCGACGCGGTGATCCTCGCCGGGTATCCGGGACGGCTCGCCTCGATGTGGCAGCAGGCCGGGCGGGCCGGCCGGGCCGGGCGCGATTCCCTCTGCGTGCTGGTGGCGAAGGACGACCCGCTCGACACCTACCTCGTGCACCACCCGGCGGCGCTCTTCGCCCGGCCGATCGAGGCGACCGTCCTCGACCCCGGCAACCCCTACGTGCTCGCACCGCACCTGTGCAGCGCCGCGATGGAGCGGCCGCTCACCGGCGACGACCTGGAGCTCTTCGGCGCACCGCAGGGCCTCGTCGACGATCTGGTCCGGGCGGGGGCGCTGCGCAGCAGGCCGACGGGCTACTACTGGACGCACGCCACCCGGCCCGAGGTGGACCTGCGCGGCTCCGGCGGTGCGCCGATCTCCATCGTCGAGTCCGGTTCCGGGCGGCTCGTCGGCACGCTCGACGCGGGCTCCGCGCACCACGCGCTGCACCAGGGTGCCGTCTACCTGCATCAGGGCCGGTCCTTCGTCGTCGACGACCTCGACCTCGCGGACGCGACCGCGCTCGTGCACCCCGACGAGCCGGACTACACGACGCATGCCCGTGATGTCACCGATCTCCATGTCATCGAGATCCGCGAGCACCGCGCGCTGGGGCCGATCGGGCTCTTCCTCGGCGATGTCGACGTCACCCACCAGGTCGTCTCCTTCCAGCGGCGGCGGGTCGGCTCGGGCGAGGTGATCGGCACGTTTCCGCTGGACCTGCCTACGCGTCAGCTGCGGACCGTCGCCGTGTGGGCCACCCTCACGGAGGAGTCGACGGCCGAGGTGGTCGACCTGCCGGGGTCGCTGCACGCCGCCGAGCACGCGGCGATCGGCCTGCTGCCGCTCATCGCCACCTGCGACCGCTGGGACATCGGCGGGCTCTCCACGGCGCTGCACCCGGACACGGGAGCGCCGACGATCTTCGTTTACGACGGGCACCCGGGTGGGGCGGGATTCGCCGAGCGGGCGTACGCCGTGGTCGAGCAGTGGCTCGGCGCGACCAGGGACGCCATCGCCGCGTGTGAATGCCGGACCGGCTGCCCGAGCTGCGTGCAGTCCCCGAAGTGCGGCAACGGCAACGACCCGCTCAGCAAGCCGGGCGCCGTCGAGATCCTCGATCTGGTGCTGACCGCCCTGCGCTGA
- a CDS encoding ATP-binding protein, translating into MAIVRLEFSPEPAHVRTARLVGVAVARKAGLPEDRLDEVRLAIGEACGRAVTRHQRHRLRSPIVVEMSDDNPYTVRVTDRAPGGIESRSTDPVEEITEEASLLLLTGVADEFSVAAAEEGGGSVVSMIWPLKRSRR; encoded by the coding sequence ATGGCGATCGTGCGTCTGGAGTTCAGCCCGGAGCCCGCCCACGTGCGGACCGCGCGCCTGGTCGGCGTCGCCGTCGCCCGTAAGGCGGGACTGCCCGAGGACCGGCTCGACGAGGTGCGCCTCGCGATCGGCGAGGCCTGCGGCCGGGCCGTGACCCGCCACCAGCGGCACCGGCTGCGTTCGCCGATCGTGGTGGAGATGAGCGACGACAACCCCTACACGGTCCGGGTGACCGATCGGGCGCCCGGCGGCATCGAGTCACGCTCGACCGACCCCGTCGAAGAGATCACCGAGGAAGCGAGCCTGCTGCTGCTCACCGGGGTCGCCGACGAGTTCTCCGTCGCGGCCGCCGAAGAGGGCGGCGGCTCCGTGGTCAGCATGATCTGGCCACTGAAGCGCTCGCGTAGGTAA
- a CDS encoding type II secretion system F family protein, translating into MSGALIKPVLIAAGAGGVLVICVGGTAGIVAGLLGAGALLAFLLRAEPPERRREREAARRDLPLAIDLIAAALRAGAPLDHCLLAVSDSLQGPISERLDRAGRSLALGAPVRDALRHLADLDGAARVVTAAERSSANGAALAGVLQRCAADLRDLDALAVETASRRAGVLIVLPLGLCFLPAFVLAGLVPVLIAYLGDLTL; encoded by the coding sequence GTGAGCGGTGCTCTGATCAAGCCGGTGCTGATCGCGGCCGGTGCCGGTGGCGTGCTCGTGATCTGCGTCGGCGGCACTGCGGGCATCGTGGCCGGGCTCCTCGGCGCGGGCGCACTGCTCGCCTTTCTGCTGCGGGCCGAGCCGCCCGAGCGACGCCGGGAGCGCGAGGCGGCCCGCCGGGACCTGCCGCTCGCGATCGACCTCATCGCCGCAGCCCTGCGTGCCGGTGCGCCGCTGGACCACTGCCTGCTCGCCGTCTCGGACTCGTTGCAAGGGCCGATCAGCGAGCGCCTCGACCGGGCCGGGCGCTCGCTCGCCCTCGGCGCGCCGGTCCGTGATGCGCTGCGCCACCTGGCCGACCTCGACGGCGCGGCCCGTGTCGTGACGGCGGCCGAGCGGAGCTCCGCCAACGGAGCGGCGCTCGCGGGTGTCCTGCAACGCTGCGCGGCCGACCTGCGCGACCTCGACGCGTTGGCGGTCGAGACCGCGTCGCGCCGGGCCGGGGTGCTGATCGTGCTTCCCCTGGGGCTGTGTTTCCTGCCCGCCTTTGTGCTGGCCGGCCTGGTGCCGGTGCTGATCGCCTATCTCGGCGACCTGACCCTGTGA
- a CDS encoding STAS domain-containing protein → MDLSLATRVVAAHTVLEVGGEIDVYTAPKLRERLVELLEAGTSALVVDLGKVEFLDSTGLGVLVGGLKKSRAAGATFSLVCSRDNLLKIFRITALDQVLPLYPTVEAAVAEGAATGEAAS, encoded by the coding sequence ATGGACTTGTCCCTGGCGACGCGCGTCGTCGCGGCACACACGGTGCTCGAGGTCGGCGGTGAGATCGACGTCTATACGGCGCCGAAGCTTCGCGAGCGCCTGGTCGAGCTGCTGGAGGCGGGCACGAGCGCGCTCGTCGTCGACCTCGGCAAGGTCGAGTTCCTCGACTCCACCGGGCTCGGTGTGCTGGTCGGCGGGCTCAAGAAATCTCGTGCCGCAGGAGCGACCTTCAGCCTCGTCTGCTCGCGCGACAACCTGCTGAAGATCTTCCGGATCACCGCGCTCGACCAGGTCCTGCCGCTCTATCCGACGGTGGAAGCTGCCGTGGCCGAGGGCGCCGCGACCGGCGAGGCCGCGTCCTGA
- a CDS encoding pilus assembly protein: MSRVVPAGREPADGGAAAGRAARGGRAARGGRAACSRQRGSATAELAVSLPVLMMLLMFGLTSVVAVTRQLRCLDAARDVALAVARGEDPPTLPAGSSVRISRDGDQVVAVVSAAVSLPGGRLPELTVTARATAAVEVSDSGRGSST; the protein is encoded by the coding sequence GTGAGCCGTGTCGTTCCGGCCGGCCGCGAGCCGGCGGACGGCGGTGCGGCTGCCGGACGAGCGGCGCGTGGCGGACGAGCGGCGCGTGGCGGGCGAGCGGCGTGTTCGCGGCAGCGGGGCTCGGCGACCGCTGAGCTCGCGGTCAGCCTGCCCGTGCTGATGATGCTGCTGATGTTCGGTCTGACCTCGGTCGTCGCCGTGACCCGGCAACTGCGGTGTCTGGACGCGGCCCGCGACGTGGCGCTGGCGGTGGCGCGCGGCGAGGATCCGCCGACGCTGCCCGCGGGGTCGTCGGTGCGGATCAGCCGCGACGGCGATCAGGTCGTCGCGGTCGTCAGTGCGGCGGTGTCGCTGCCCGGAGGGCGCCTGCCGGAGCTGACGGTGACTGCACGCGCCACCGCGGCGGTCGAGGTGTCCGATAGCGGAAGAGGATCGTCGACGTGA
- a CDS encoding Rv3654c family TadE-like protein, with product MTGDRGSASLCVLFVGMIISLFAAASALIGTAVATRHQAQVAADLGALAGARRSAWGAAVACERAGAYVAANGAVLTQCRLDGLNLLVTAQVRWHGLSAEAVALAGPVL from the coding sequence ATGACCGGTGACCGGGGCAGCGCATCCCTGTGTGTTCTCTTTGTAGGGATGATCATCTCGCTCTTCGCCGCCGCGTCGGCGCTCATCGGCACGGCGGTCGCGACCCGGCATCAGGCCCAGGTGGCGGCCGATCTCGGTGCGCTGGCCGGGGCTCGGCGATCCGCGTGGGGTGCGGCGGTGGCGTGCGAGCGGGCCGGGGCGTACGTCGCGGCCAACGGAGCGGTGCTCACACAGTGCCGTCTCGACGGCCTGAATCTGCTGGTGACGGCTCAGGTGCGATGGCACGGCCTGTCCGCCGAAGCGGTTGCCCTGGCGGGCCCGGTGCTCTAG
- a CDS encoding DUF4244 domain-containing protein, which translates to MRLFKRLNRNARDAGMSTAEYAVGTLAAVAFAGILFKVVTSNAVQSALAAIVQRALK; encoded by the coding sequence ATGAGGCTGTTCAAGAGGCTCAACCGGAATGCGCGGGACGCGGGCATGAGCACCGCGGAGTACGCGGTCGGCACGCTCGCCGCCGTCGCCTTCGCGGGGATCCTCTTCAAGGTGGTGACGAGCAATGCCGTGCAGTCGGCGCTCGCCGCGATCGTCCAGCGGGCGCTCAAGTGA
- a CDS encoding type II secretion system F family protein, giving the protein MLTGSTRRLRRILPSAAPVGGARRLALSGRVVTVAVVGVGSLVGGLLGGPVATVVAAAYLGTAAYLVHRTRRDAAAQRRFGAALDTLADGAAALRAGLVTTDLSLVEDEVLRAQAWSALSLSERTGAPLAELLERIETQHRLAIRSAARAGSEAAGAATTAVLLAALPIGGVALGYVLGVNPARILLHTPLGAGCAIGAILLQLGGLAWVMRLVRPPRSDPTARVLAAGARRPADLRGPGTARPGHASPERSPLSRSRT; this is encoded by the coding sequence GTGCTGACCGGGTCGACCCGCCGGCTGCGCCGGATCCTCCCCTCCGCCGCACCGGTCGGCGGGGCCAGGAGGCTCGCCCTGTCCGGCAGGGTCGTGACGGTGGCCGTGGTGGGCGTGGGTTCCCTGGTCGGGGGCCTGCTCGGCGGGCCGGTCGCCACCGTCGTGGCCGCCGCCTATCTCGGCACCGCCGCTTACCTGGTGCACCGGACCCGGCGCGACGCGGCAGCGCAGCGGCGATTCGGTGCGGCGCTGGACACGCTCGCCGACGGTGCTGCCGCACTGCGGGCGGGGCTCGTCACCACCGATCTGTCCCTTGTGGAGGACGAGGTCCTACGTGCGCAGGCCTGGTCCGCGCTGTCGCTGTCGGAGCGGACGGGCGCACCCCTCGCCGAGCTGCTGGAGCGGATCGAGACGCAGCATCGGCTCGCGATCCGCTCGGCCGCCCGGGCCGGGAGTGAGGCGGCGGGCGCCGCGACGACGGCGGTGCTGCTCGCGGCCCTGCCGATCGGCGGAGTCGCCCTGGGCTACGTGCTCGGCGTGAACCCGGCCCGGATCCTGCTGCACACGCCGCTCGGTGCGGGGTGCGCGATCGGGGCGATCCTGCTGCAGCTGGGCGGCCTCGCCTGGGTCATGCGGTTGGTGCGTCCGCCGCGGTCCGATCCCACGGCGCGGGTTCTCGCGGCCGGCGCTCGAAGACCGGCGGACCTGCGGGGACCAGGAACGGCCCGCCCCGGCCACGCGTCCCCCGAGAGATCTCCGCTGTCTCGAAGTCGCACGTGA
- a CDS encoding bile acid:sodium symporter family protein: MNSALTLVFLPVALGIIMLGLGLGLTVDDFRRVVLYPKAVLIALGCQLLLLPALCFGLVILLDLPPALAVGMMVLAASPGGTTANLYSHLFGGHVALNVTLTAINSVLAVVTLPVVVNFAIANFMSGNDSIGLQFDKVAQVFAIVLVPVAIGMLIRAKAPAFADRMQRPVKILSIVVLVAVIAGAVLKEKEHIADYFVAVGVAALIFNVISLSVGYWLPRLATVERTQSIAAAFEIGIHNSTLAITIAISPALLDSTEMAIPAAVYGLIMFFTAAVFGLLIRRRPATPPAEPA, encoded by the coding sequence ATGAACTCCGCACTGACCCTCGTCTTTCTCCCGGTCGCTCTCGGCATCATCATGCTGGGGCTCGGCCTGGGCCTTACCGTCGACGACTTCCGGCGCGTCGTCCTCTACCCCAAGGCGGTGCTGATCGCGCTCGGCTGCCAGCTCCTCCTGCTGCCCGCGCTCTGTTTCGGCCTCGTCATCCTGCTCGACCTGCCGCCCGCGCTCGCCGTCGGCATGATGGTGCTCGCGGCTTCCCCCGGCGGCACCACCGCCAACCTCTACAGCCACCTCTTCGGCGGTCACGTCGCCCTCAACGTCACCCTCACCGCGATCAACTCGGTGCTCGCCGTCGTCACCCTGCCGGTGGTGGTCAACTTCGCGATCGCCAACTTCATGAGCGGCAACGACAGCATCGGCCTCCAATTCGACAAGGTCGCCCAGGTATTCGCGATCGTGCTCGTCCCGGTCGCGATCGGCATGCTGATCCGTGCCAAGGCACCCGCCTTCGCCGACCGGATGCAGCGCCCGGTCAAGATCCTGTCGATCGTCGTGCTGGTCGCGGTCATCGCGGGAGCCGTCCTGAAGGAGAAGGAGCACATCGCCGACTACTTCGTGGCGGTGGGTGTCGCGGCGCTGATCTTCAACGTGATCAGCCTCTCGGTCGGCTACTGGCTGCCCCGGCTCGCGACCGTCGAGCGGACCCAGTCCATCGCGGCGGCCTTCGAGATCGGCATCCACAACAGCACGCTCGCGATCACCATCGCGATCAGCCCGGCCCTGCTCGACAGCACCGAGATGGCGATCCCCGCCGCGGTCTACGGCCTCATCATGTTCTTCACCGCAGCCGTCTTCGGCCTGCTGATCCGTCGCCGCCCCGCAACACCACCCGCCGAACCGGCATAG